TGCGCCCTCATTTATATTTCAAATCAAGCACTTTTTCAAGTTCTCGATCATTCGTCCTGATTCCTGACTCCAACAAAATCAGGACGCGCTTGCTGATTGAATTTAAACTTTTCCTCTAACAATTCCCATTTTTCCTGCTCAATTATATGAATAAATTCGTCTAAATTTTCGCGGTATTGATGAAGGGAATGTAATAATGCTTGGCGGTTATATTGCGCCATCATTACCCCTAATTCTGGATTTCCACCGCCAACCCTACTTGTATCTCGAAACCCCGAACTAGCAAAATTTTGGGCTAATGTAGCAATTTCTGGATCTTTCTCACTTAAACAAGCTGCAATCAAGGAGGCACTCACCATTACAGGTAAATGAGAAATCCAACTCACAGCCCGGTCATGTTGTTCTGGTTGACAATGGTAGATAATAGAACCGAGCGATCGCACAATTTCTTCTACAATTATCACAGCATCACCAGGTGTTGTCTCCACTGGCGTTAATACATAAGGCCGATTGACAAACAAATTTCGCTGTGCTGCTTCTATCCCGACATCAGTTTTTCCCGCCATGGGATGACCACCAACAAAATTTTCCCATAAAGGAGAAATCGTTTCCACTATGGGTGTTTTAACTGAACCAACATCAGTGATAATAGTAGTCTTTGGTAAATGAGTTATTAATTCTTTCACTTGGGGGACTATCAGTCCTATAGGGGTACAAATAAATACAACCTCTGCTGATGCCAACAAGCTCAAGTCCACCGACGCTTGATCAACACTACCAAGTTTAATTGCTTTCTCACAGGTTGATTCACGACGGCTGACACCTAAAATATAATGTCCTTGCGATCGTAAATCGAAACCTAAACAACCACCAATGAGTCCCAGTCCTACAATACCAATTTTCATCGTCATTTTGAAAATTTAATTTTTACTTATTCTCTCGATACTTTACCAACTCCAACTCTCAAAGTTGGCAATACCAGGGTAGACATCATACCTGATTTTTCCGTGATTGCAGATTTTATCAAAGAATTTTACTGCATTGGTTAATATACAGTTGTCAACATTTACCGAAATTACAGGAGAAAACAAATGTTTAATCGCATGATGGGCAGAACTCGCTATATTGTCTGTCGGTTGTTTTTGCATTTAAAGGGAGATGAAGTAGCACCAATCTTAGGTGTTCTCAATAGTGCCGCTAGAACAGCCATCAATGCT
The DNA window shown above is from Anabaena sp. WA102 and carries:
- a CDS encoding prephenate/arogenate dehydrogenase codes for the protein MKIGIVGLGLIGGCLGFDLRSQGHYILGVSRRESTCEKAIKLGSVDQASVDLSLLASAEVVFICTPIGLIVPQVKELITHLPKTTIITDVGSVKTPIVETISPLWENFVGGHPMAGKTDVGIEAAQRNLFVNRPYVLTPVETTPGDAVIIVEEIVRSLGSIIYHCQPEQHDRAVSWISHLPVMVSASLIAACLSEKDPEIATLAQNFASSGFRDTSRVGGGNPELGVMMAQYNRQALLHSLHQYRENLDEFIHIIEQEKWELLEEKFKFNQQARPDFVGVRNQDE